From Streptomyces sp. SAI-135:
GCGACCGGATCCGGGAGGTGGTGCTGAGCCGGGGCGCGGCGAAGGACGGGCTCACCATGGGGCAGTAGGTCAGTCCACGTCCCCGTGGTCGAAGGTCCGCAGCATCTCCTTCAGCACACGTACGCACGCCCGGAGTTCGGCGTCGGTCAGCTCACCGCCGCCGACCTGCCGGTTCAGGGCGTGCTCACGCGCGAGGACCGCGGTGATGACGGCCGTGCCCTCGTCCGTGATCCGGATCAGCGAGGACCGCTGGTGGGCGGGGTTGGGCACGGCCCGCGTCCAGCCCCGGTCGATCGCCTCATTGGTCATGCGCTGCACGAACTGCCGGGTCAGCGCCATGATCCGGGCCATCTGAGGAACCGTCATGGGCCCGTACCTGTGCAGCAGGACGAGGACCGAACGCACGCCGACGGACATCCCGCGGTCCGCCTCGTCCTGCTCCAGTGTGCGCAGGCCGCGCCGGTAGAGCGCGCCGACCAGGTCGAACACCTCGCTGACCCGGTGGCCGAGATCGTCGGGTGGCAGTGGCTCGTCGATGTCGTTCACCCGCTCATCATGCACCGCGATCCATCATGACAACCTGGTTGTCAAACTCCCGCGAAGATGACACCTTGGTTGTCATGACAGTCGCTTCGGAACTGAGCTACCACGCGTCCGCCGACGGGGACATCGCCTGTCTGGACACCGGCACCGGCGCCCCCGTCGTCCTCCTGCACTCCGGCTACGTCGACCACCGGCTCTTCGAGGCTCAGACACCCGCACTGGCCGCCGGACACCGCGTCATCGCCGTGGACATCCGCGGCCACGGCTGGAGCGCCAACGCCACCCAGCCCTTCCGCTGGGCCGACGACCTCGCAGGCCTGCTGCGTCATCTCGACGCGGGCCCCGCCGTCCTGGTCGGTGTCTCCATGGGCGGGGCCGTCGCAGGCGACACGGCGATGGAATATCCGGAACTGGTCCGGGGGATCGTGCTGAGCGGCGCCTCGGTCAGCGACTTCCAGTACACCCACGAGTGGACCCGGCAGATCGTGGCCGAGTCACAACGGACCCTGCACTCGGGCGACATCGAGGGCTGGCTGAAGGTGTTCCTCCGGTCGGTCGCGGGCCCCTTCCGCGAGGCCGGGGACATCGACCCGCGGATCCTGGACCACCTGCGCGAGATGGCCCTGCACACCATCGCCAAACACACACCGGGCGAACGGAACTGGCACGTGCCCATGACCGACACCTGGGCCCGCGTCCCCGAGATCGACGTACCGGTGCTCACCGTCAACGGCACGCTCGACTCCCCGGACCTGCTCGCCGACGCCGAACGCTTCGCGAGCACCGCGCAAAACGGCCGCTCGGTCCTGGTGGAGGGCACCTCGCACTTCCCCAACCTGGAGAAGCCCGAGGAGTTCAACGCGATCGTGCTGGACTTCCTGCACTCGCTCTGACCCCGCGCGGGCCCGGGGCGGCGGTGCGGCCCGCCCGCTACGGCACCACGGTCACCGGCCAACGGCCCGCCTTGACCAGGCGTACCGCGACGGAACCGACGATCCGGTGGCCGGCCTGCTCCGAGGCGCCGACGACCACCGCGTCGGCCTTGAGCTCGTCCGCCGCCTTCGTCAGCCCGCTGTAGGGGTCGCCGCGGAAGGTGTGGAACTCCCAGCGCACATCGAATATCCCCTTGTTCTGCTCGGTCGCGAGCCGGATCTGGGCGACCAGGTCCTCGGCGATCTCGTCCGTCGTCTCGGCGACCGGGGCGCCGAGCGCGGCTCCCGAGGCGATCACCGGCTGGACGTACACCACGGCGAGAAGCGCGTTCTGCCGCCGGGCCAGACCACCGGCGTAAGCCGCGGCGCGGAGCGAGGAGTCGGAGCCGTCCACGCCGACGACGATGACCTTGGGCCCGTCCGTGCCCCGCTCGAACTG
This genomic window contains:
- a CDS encoding MarR family transcriptional regulator, whose protein sequence is MNDIDEPLPPDDLGHRVSEVFDLVGALYRRGLRTLEQDEADRGMSVGVRSVLVLLHRYGPMTVPQMARIMALTRQFVQRMTNEAIDRGWTRAVPNPAHQRSSLIRITDEGTAVITAVLAREHALNRQVGGGELTDAELRACVRVLKEMLRTFDHGDVD
- a CDS encoding alpha/beta hydrolase produces the protein MTVASELSYHASADGDIACLDTGTGAPVVLLHSGYVDHRLFEAQTPALAAGHRVIAVDIRGHGWSANATQPFRWADDLAGLLRHLDAGPAVLVGVSMGGAVAGDTAMEYPELVRGIVLSGASVSDFQYTHEWTRQIVAESQRTLHSGDIEGWLKVFLRSVAGPFREAGDIDPRILDHLREMALHTIAKHTPGERNWHVPMTDTWARVPEIDVPVLTVNGTLDSPDLLADAERFASTAQNGRSVLVEGTSHFPNLEKPEEFNAIVLDFLHSL
- a CDS encoding universal stress protein; the protein is MTEQHSHQFERGTDGPKVIVVGVDGSDSSLRAAAYAGGLARRQNALLAVVYVQPVIASGAALGAPVAETTDEIAEDLVAQIRLATEQNKGIFDVRWEFHTFRGDPYSGLTKAADELKADAVVVGASEQAGHRIVGSVAVRLVKAGRWPVTVVP